The Streptomyces sp. Je 1-332 genome has a window encoding:
- a CDS encoding alpha/beta fold hydrolase, giving the protein MTALHVTVWDETGGEAAPAVFAHNIFTWGSDEAYGFAAQRPLSDRNRLLLVDRRGYGRSPDTDRSDFDTDADDLVQLLEQQDAGAHLVGHGNGGLAAMLAAGRRPDLVRSLTLIQPSAFSAAAGHPVVKAMLDRVHDSAGLPDSVTPEQYLRASTEGLGMTMPDPTPQRLRAVATSMRERPVWEATVPLEPLRAAPWPTLVICGTWQDAPQTYRTYAGEPLIACAEAVADAVGGRLLRVEGYYPHTQQPATVNTALRNLWA; this is encoded by the coding sequence ATGACCGCGTTACATGTGACGGTGTGGGACGAGACCGGCGGTGAGGCAGCACCTGCGGTCTTCGCGCACAACATTTTCACGTGGGGCAGTGACGAGGCGTACGGGTTCGCCGCCCAGCGGCCGCTGTCCGACCGTAATCGCCTGCTCCTGGTGGATCGCCGCGGCTACGGCCGAAGCCCCGACACCGACCGGAGCGACTTCGACACCGACGCCGACGACCTGGTGCAACTCCTTGAACAGCAGGACGCGGGCGCGCACTTGGTCGGCCACGGCAACGGCGGCCTGGCAGCCATGCTCGCCGCCGGACGCCGTCCCGACCTCGTGCGTTCCCTGACGCTGATCCAGCCATCCGCGTTCTCGGCGGCGGCCGGGCACCCGGTCGTCAAGGCCATGCTGGACCGGGTGCACGACAGTGCCGGCCTGCCGGACTCGGTGACGCCGGAGCAGTACCTGCGCGCCTCCACCGAAGGCCTGGGCATGACCATGCCCGACCCCACCCCGCAGCGTCTTCGTGCCGTGGCCACCTCGATGCGCGAACGCCCGGTGTGGGAAGCAACCGTGCCCCTGGAGCCGTTGCGGGCCGCGCCCTGGCCGACGCTGGTGATCTGCGGAACCTGGCAGGACGCGCCGCAGACGTACCGCACGTACGCGGGTGAGCCGCTGATCGCCTGCGCCGAAGCGGTGGCGGACGCCGTCGGTGGCCGGCTGCTGCGTGTGGAGGGCTACTACCCGCACACCCAGCAACCGGCCACGGTCAACACTGCCTTGAGGAACCTGTGGGCTTGA
- a CDS encoding TioE family transcriptional regulator: MGRNLQSGERLRPVDLARGHGLSTQAVRNYEEAGILPAADRSPHGYRAYTSLHARALRAFLALVPGHGHRTATAIMRAVNRGEVEEAFRLIDESHVQLLEDRRTLQAVERALRDLGSATPLSGAGAGPGAGAWAGSEGMFVGPLAGQLGIRPATLRKWETAGLVSPRRDPRTGYRVYDEADVRDARLVHQLRRGGYLLERIAPLIAQVRAAGGLEPLEAALSDWRGRLVTRGRAMLTGAAELETYLSESGLSGRSGRAHSKSAE, encoded by the coding sequence ATGGGACGAAACCTTCAAAGCGGTGAGCGGCTCAGGCCCGTGGATCTGGCGCGCGGGCACGGTCTGTCCACCCAGGCGGTCAGGAACTACGAGGAGGCCGGGATCCTCCCGGCCGCCGATCGCTCGCCGCACGGCTATCGCGCCTACACCTCGCTGCACGCGCGGGCGCTGCGCGCTTTCCTCGCCCTGGTGCCCGGCCACGGCCACCGGACCGCGACGGCCATCATGCGGGCCGTGAACCGAGGTGAGGTCGAGGAAGCGTTCCGCCTCATCGACGAGAGCCACGTCCAGCTCCTTGAGGACCGGCGGACCCTCCAGGCTGTGGAGAGGGCACTTCGAGACCTGGGGTCCGCGACACCGCTGTCCGGTGCCGGTGCCGGGCCCGGGGCAGGGGCCTGGGCCGGTTCCGAGGGCATGTTCGTCGGGCCGCTGGCCGGACAGCTCGGGATCCGGCCCGCGACCCTGCGCAAATGGGAGACGGCCGGATTGGTGAGCCCGCGCCGGGACCCGCGGACCGGCTACCGCGTCTACGACGAGGCCGACGTACGGGATGCCCGGCTGGTGCACCAACTCAGGCGGGGCGGCTATCTGCTGGAGCGGATCGCCCCGCTGATCGCCCAGGTGCGGGCGGCCGGTGGCCTCGAGCCCCTGGAGGCCGCGTTGAGCGACTGGCGCGGCAGGCTGGTCACCCGCGGACGGGCGATGCTGACCGGCGCCGCCGAGCTGGAGACATACCTGAGCGAGAGCGGGCTCTCAGGAAGGTCAGGGCGAGCCCACTCCAAATCTGCGGAGTAG
- a CDS encoding FAD-dependent monooxygenase, with the protein MAQRAATIVGGGIGGLAAAIALHRRGWRVEVLERAPEFTEIGAGISLWPNALRALEVLGLDRTVRALGAVEATGGVRDRRGRWLSRTDNAELARRFGHPLVVLHRADLLRALTEALPADSLRPASEVSAVRDDDHGPVVEHPGGESRPDLVVGADGLRSAVRGALWPDAAGPRYAGYSAWRMVTEPLAAPPSEGAATWGRGERFGYTALPGGRMYCFATASLPAGAEVASGTSQHGELLRRFGDWPEPIPTLLASVPPDAVLRHDLYDLPPLPSFVRGRVALLGDAAHAMTPNLGQGACQALEDAVTLAHCLDGTPDVPAALRSYDLLRRPRTRAISRRSARLGAVGQLAWPPAVLLRDAAARLVPERAALRSMTAVLGWTAPGDQVPAAGTAATDA; encoded by the coding sequence ATGGCGCAGCGCGCCGCGACCATCGTGGGCGGCGGTATCGGCGGCCTCGCGGCGGCCATCGCCCTGCACCGCCGGGGATGGCGAGTCGAAGTACTCGAACGGGCCCCCGAGTTCACCGAGATCGGCGCCGGTATCTCCCTGTGGCCGAACGCGCTCCGGGCGCTCGAAGTACTCGGCCTGGACCGCACCGTCCGGGCACTCGGCGCCGTCGAGGCCACCGGCGGCGTACGCGACCGGCGTGGCCGCTGGCTGTCCCGTACGGACAACGCGGAGCTGGCCCGCCGCTTCGGCCACCCCCTGGTGGTCCTGCACCGCGCGGACCTGCTGCGGGCGCTCACCGAGGCGTTGCCCGCCGACAGTCTGCGGCCGGCCAGCGAGGTGTCCGCGGTCCGTGACGACGACCACGGCCCGGTCGTGGAACACCCCGGCGGCGAGTCCCGACCCGACCTCGTGGTCGGCGCCGACGGGCTGCGCAGCGCGGTCCGCGGCGCGCTCTGGCCCGATGCGGCAGGCCCTCGGTACGCCGGGTACTCAGCCTGGCGCATGGTCACCGAGCCGCTGGCCGCGCCGCCCTCCGAGGGTGCGGCCACCTGGGGTCGCGGTGAGAGGTTCGGCTACACGGCGCTTCCGGGCGGACGGATGTACTGCTTCGCGACCGCTTCGCTTCCGGCGGGGGCAGAGGTGGCTTCCGGGACCTCGCAACACGGCGAACTGCTGCGCCGGTTCGGGGACTGGCCCGAGCCCATCCCCACCCTGCTGGCCTCCGTCCCCCCGGACGCGGTGCTCCGGCACGACCTGTACGACCTGCCGCCGCTGCCCTCCTTCGTCCGCGGCCGGGTCGCGCTCCTGGGTGACGCGGCCCATGCCATGACCCCGAACCTCGGCCAGGGCGCGTGCCAGGCCCTGGAGGACGCGGTCACCCTGGCCCACTGTCTCGACGGCACCCCGGACGTGCCGGCCGCGCTCCGCTCGTACGACCTGCTGCGCCGCCCGAGGACCCGGGCGATCTCGCGCCGCTCCGCCCGGCTCGGCGCAGTGGGCCAACTGGCCTGGCCGCCCGCCGTGCTGCTGCGCGACGCGGCCGCCCGGCTGGTGCCGGAGCGGGCGGCGCTGCGTTCCATGACGGCGGTTCTCGGCTGGACGGCGCCTGGTGACCAGGTGCCCGCGGCGGGGACGGCGGCCACTGATGCCTGA
- a CDS encoding alpha/beta fold hydrolase, with protein sequence MQNQPTFVFVHGAFANSFSFAPLQAELGLLGHRSVAVDLPGHGFEATYAAAYQAPQDLDALAGVPGSIKGVTLADNAARVIEVLERAKQNGPTILVGHSRGGATITKVGNARPELIDRIAYVSAWCPVDLDVSDYYAEPEMASVDPAAFASALVGNPAELGLLRVNFRTAAPETIAAMKQAFAADLTDEEFLTFLNTFQPDENLDVGTSADRTQAATWGRIPRTYVRLTDDASVPLAVQDRMIREADALTPDNTFDVGTLEGSHLRWLVHPKPAAQLLAGLAER encoded by the coding sequence ATGCAAAATCAGCCGACATTCGTTTTTGTTCATGGTGCCTTCGCGAACTCGTTCTCGTTCGCGCCGCTGCAGGCAGAGCTCGGTCTCCTCGGCCACCGTTCGGTCGCGGTCGACCTTCCCGGGCACGGGTTCGAGGCGACCTACGCCGCCGCATACCAGGCGCCGCAGGATCTCGACGCGCTAGCCGGAGTCCCCGGATCCATCAAGGGAGTCACCCTCGCCGACAATGCCGCCCGTGTGATCGAGGTCCTCGAGAGAGCGAAACAGAACGGGCCGACGATCCTCGTCGGCCACAGCAGAGGCGGCGCCACCATCACCAAGGTGGGCAATGCCCGCCCCGAGCTGATCGACCGTATCGCTTATGTCTCCGCCTGGTGCCCCGTGGACCTGGATGTCAGCGACTACTACGCCGAGCCGGAGATGGCGAGTGTCGACCCGGCCGCCTTCGCGTCGGCGTTGGTCGGGAACCCCGCCGAACTCGGCCTGCTCCGGGTCAACTTCCGGACTGCCGCCCCGGAGACGATCGCCGCTATGAAGCAGGCCTTCGCCGCCGACCTCACCGATGAGGAGTTCCTGACGTTCCTGAACACCTTCCAGCCCGACGAGAACCTCGATGTCGGCACGTCCGCCGACCGGACGCAGGCCGCCACGTGGGGTCGCATTCCCAGGACCTATGTGCGCCTGACGGACGATGCGAGCGTCCCGCTCGCCGTGCAGGACCGCATGATCCGCGAGGCCGACGCGCTCACCCCCGACAACACCTTCGACGTCGGGACCCTTGAGGGCAGCCACCTGCGCTGGCTCGTCCACCCGAAGCCCGCCGCCCAGCTGCTCGCGGGCCTCGCCGAGCGCTGA
- a CDS encoding STAS domain-containing protein, whose product MSDSVSRPKCVVEQYTRRGSWVVVVRGDLDMDSVPSLREVMEKAAAALPVLVLDASGVTFADSSALNLLLLVHQASTLRIVAAPQMLRMLRLTGADQILDLYPSLEEACTVAAG is encoded by the coding sequence ATGTCCGACAGCGTCAGCCGCCCCAAGTGCGTCGTGGAGCAGTACACGAGGAGGGGCAGTTGGGTCGTCGTCGTTCGGGGTGACCTCGACATGGATTCCGTGCCCTCCCTGCGCGAGGTGATGGAAAAAGCCGCAGCCGCACTCCCGGTGCTCGTCCTGGACGCGAGCGGGGTGACCTTCGCGGACTCCTCCGCATTGAATCTCTTGCTGCTCGTCCACCAGGCCAGCACGCTGCGCATCGTCGCCGCGCCCCAGATGCTGCGCATGCTGCGGCTGACCGGCGCCGACCAGATCCTCGACCTCTATCCGTCCTTGGAAGAGGCCTGCACGGTCGCGGCCGGATGA
- a CDS encoding MFS transporter, translating to MFILGMDLTILNVAIPDLHADLRPSMAQIQWIVDGYALILGGTVLACGALTDRMGRRRTFLAGLVLCAGTSVLGAVAQTPLQTIAARGGMGAAGALMMPATLSIIHWMYPEPMLRRRAIAVWTAVAAAGGLTGPVIGGWLVEHFSWRAGFWVNVPLAATAFLLTCLLVPESRAKRTEPLDGVGTAMSAAGLLVLVWAIIESPVRGWTSGPVLLAYASGALLLALFAVRQARTAFPMLPPALMRDPRVSMAAVALALMSFALFGALFVITLHLQGVLGYTPWQAGVRTLPLPLALAVGAIAALPLGGRWGQRLPIVTGLLLITAAFAILATTTAADGYAHLMLFQAVAGLGAGATAAAGTESVMSAVPGDRAGLGSAVNDATRQVGSSLGVAVQGSLLSSVYHHRMADSPPGAGDNILAVRGTASHLPKPQALQLIATAKESFISGLTATAALAGVVTFATALAAARWLPGSRRPAALDPDVQSPLTNTSPSTPLRRAGSSGA from the coding sequence CTGTTCATCCTCGGCATGGACCTCACGATCCTCAACGTCGCCATCCCCGACCTGCACGCGGACCTGCGGCCTTCCATGGCGCAGATCCAGTGGATCGTCGATGGGTACGCCCTGATCCTGGGCGGCACCGTCCTGGCCTGTGGAGCGCTCACCGACCGCATGGGACGCCGGCGCACCTTCCTCGCCGGTCTGGTGCTGTGCGCGGGAACTTCGGTCCTCGGGGCCGTCGCGCAGACGCCGCTGCAGACGATCGCGGCCCGCGGCGGCATGGGTGCCGCCGGGGCCCTGATGATGCCGGCGACCCTGTCGATCATCCACTGGATGTATCCGGAGCCGATGTTGCGGCGCCGCGCCATCGCGGTATGGACGGCCGTCGCCGCGGCCGGTGGGCTCACGGGACCCGTCATCGGAGGATGGCTCGTCGAGCACTTCTCCTGGCGAGCCGGATTCTGGGTCAACGTGCCGCTCGCGGCGACGGCATTCCTCCTCACCTGCCTGCTCGTCCCCGAATCACGGGCGAAACGCACCGAGCCTCTCGACGGCGTCGGCACCGCGATGTCCGCGGCCGGACTCCTCGTCCTGGTCTGGGCGATCATCGAGAGCCCGGTCCGCGGCTGGACGAGCGGCCCCGTACTGCTCGCCTACGCGTCCGGGGCGCTCCTGCTCGCCCTCTTCGCCGTGCGCCAGGCCCGCACCGCGTTCCCCATGCTCCCGCCCGCCCTCATGCGCGACCCTCGCGTCAGCATGGCCGCCGTGGCCCTCGCGCTGATGTCCTTCGCCCTGTTCGGCGCGCTCTTCGTCATCACCCTGCATCTGCAAGGGGTGCTGGGATATACGCCCTGGCAGGCCGGGGTCAGGACACTTCCGTTGCCCTTGGCGCTCGCCGTGGGAGCCATCGCCGCCCTGCCGTTGGGCGGCCGGTGGGGGCAGCGACTGCCGATCGTCACCGGGCTGCTGCTCATCACGGCTGCCTTCGCGATCCTGGCCACGACCACCGCAGCCGACGGTTACGCGCACCTGATGCTCTTCCAGGCCGTGGCAGGCCTGGGAGCGGGGGCGACGGCCGCGGCCGGCACCGAATCCGTCATGAGCGCCGTCCCCGGCGACCGCGCGGGCCTCGGCTCAGCGGTCAACGACGCCACCCGTCAGGTCGGTTCATCCCTCGGGGTCGCCGTACAGGGCTCTCTCCTCAGCTCGGTCTACCACCACCGCATGGCCGACAGCCCGCCAGGAGCGGGTGACAACATCCTCGCCGTACGTGGCACCGCGTCCCACCTGCCAAAGCCCCAGGCCCTCCAACTCATCGCCACCGCGAAGGAATCCTTCATCTCCGGCCTCACCGCGACAGCCGCCCTGGCGGGCGTCGTCACCTTCGCCACCGCCCTGGCGGCAGCCCGTTGGCTCCCGGGTTCACGCCGGCCGGCAGCATTGGACCCCGACGTTCAGTCACCCTTGACGAACACGAGCCCGTCGACCCCGCTCAGGCGAGCCGGGTCGAGCGGGGCGTAG
- a CDS encoding VOC family protein, which produces MTVDLFAGIPVRDYTTAVAWYQRLFGGPPAFLPNETEAVWELGEHRYMFIEVRPDHAGHALHTVFVEDLDARLSGIADRGLRPDTRETYANGVRKATYRDPDGNEIGFGGGPTA; this is translated from the coding sequence ATGACCGTAGATCTGTTCGCGGGTATTCCCGTCCGCGACTACACCACGGCGGTGGCCTGGTACCAGCGACTGTTCGGCGGGCCGCCGGCCTTCCTGCCCAACGAGACCGAGGCGGTGTGGGAGCTCGGCGAACACCGGTACATGTTCATCGAGGTGCGGCCCGATCACGCCGGGCACGCCCTGCACACCGTCTTCGTCGAGGACCTGGACGCCCGCCTCTCCGGGATCGCCGACCGAGGTCTGAGACCGGACACACGCGAGACCTACGCCAACGGCGTCCGCAAGGCCACCTACCGTGATCCGGACGGCAACGAAATCGGATTCGGCGGCGGCCCGACGGCCTGA
- a CDS encoding alpha/beta fold hydrolase produces MRSRFAATAAAVCSLAALACSPWPAAASTAPAEPRPHHDTALGASVSTLLSPATANSSPPGAQRDPAGPCPADADLRAHPRPVVLVHGTAMNAYNSWNAMAPALADAGYCVYALNYGAHGSPLNALGAKGTGRIEDSARELATYVNRVLRTTGARTVDIVGHSLGGLMPRQYLKFEGGASKVNRLIGLAPDNHGTTANGLDTLVRAVAPATDVVVGPSSRQQMVGSAFLKRLNAGGDTLPGVNYTVVATAYDKMVTPYTSGFLTSPADRPAAVDNITLQQVCPTDRSGHVDTLYSPNVINLTLDALDPAHRATWTCKSRTPLLPLP; encoded by the coding sequence ATGCGTTCGCGTTTCGCCGCCACGGCCGCCGCTGTCTGTTCCCTTGCCGCACTCGCCTGCTCGCCCTGGCCGGCCGCGGCGAGCACCGCACCCGCTGAACCCCGGCCTCACCACGACACCGCGCTCGGGGCCTCGGTGTCCACCCTGCTGTCCCCCGCGACCGCCAACTCCAGTCCACCCGGGGCCCAGCGGGACCCCGCCGGCCCTTGCCCGGCCGACGCCGACCTGCGTGCCCACCCCCGGCCGGTCGTGCTGGTCCACGGCACGGCCATGAACGCCTACAACAGCTGGAACGCGATGGCCCCCGCGCTCGCCGACGCCGGCTACTGCGTCTACGCCCTCAACTACGGCGCCCACGGCAGTCCCCTCAACGCCCTGGGAGCGAAGGGCACCGGCCGCATCGAGGACTCGGCCAGGGAACTGGCCACCTATGTCAATCGCGTACTGCGCACCACCGGGGCCCGCACGGTGGACATCGTCGGGCACTCCCTCGGCGGTCTCATGCCGCGCCAGTACCTGAAGTTCGAGGGGGGTGCGTCCAAGGTGAACCGGCTGATCGGGCTCGCCCCGGACAACCACGGAACGACGGCGAACGGTCTCGACACCCTGGTCAGGGCGGTCGCCCCGGCGACCGATGTGGTGGTGGGTCCGTCGTCGCGGCAGCAGATGGTGGGCTCTGCGTTCTTGAAGCGGCTCAACGCGGGCGGTGACACCTTGCCCGGCGTCAACTACACCGTGGTGGCCACCGCCTACGACAAGATGGTCACCCCGTACACCTCGGGCTTTCTCACCTCCCCCGCCGACCGCCCGGCAGCGGTCGACAACATCACGCTGCAACAGGTGTGTCCCACCGACAGGTCCGGCCACGTCGACACCCTGTACTCCCCCAACGTGATCAACCTGACCCTGGACGCCCTCGACCCCGCCCACCGCGCCACCTGGACCTGCAAGAGCCGCACTCCGCTCCTGCCCCTGCCGTAG
- the ppk2 gene encoding polyphosphate kinase 2, with the protein MRGDGVASDDKDPERLLDGLSVDEARPERPVLLDADGEPLRTWRENYPYSEKMRRREYERQKRILQIELLKLQRSVREQGQRIVIVCEGRDAAGKGGTIKRFTERLNPRGARIVALDKPTEREAGQWYFQRYVAQLPSAGEIVFFDRSWYNRAGVEPVMGFCTPHQHEEFLQQAPLFEKMITDDGIVLVKFWFSVSRAEQRTRFAIRQVDPVRQWKLSPTDLASLDLWDAYTRAKVDMFRATDTVHAPWSVIKFNDKRRGRLEAIRHLLLSVDYASMDKEAVGEADPLIIGPADTLLEADEDPTDLSPSRIAQNEEGPGKHP; encoded by the coding sequence ATGAGAGGAGACGGTGTGGCGTCGGACGACAAGGACCCGGAGCGTTTGCTGGACGGGTTGTCGGTGGATGAGGCCCGGCCGGAGCGCCCGGTGCTGCTCGACGCGGACGGAGAGCCGCTGCGGACCTGGCGGGAGAACTATCCCTACTCGGAGAAGATGAGGCGCAGGGAGTACGAGCGCCAGAAGCGGATCCTGCAGATCGAGCTGCTGAAGCTGCAGAGATCGGTGCGTGAGCAGGGCCAGCGCATCGTGATCGTGTGCGAGGGACGCGACGCGGCGGGCAAGGGCGGCACGATCAAACGCTTCACCGAGCGCCTCAACCCCCGCGGGGCCCGCATCGTGGCGCTGGACAAACCCACTGAACGGGAAGCCGGGCAGTGGTACTTCCAGCGTTACGTGGCGCAACTGCCGTCCGCCGGTGAAATCGTCTTCTTCGACCGGTCCTGGTACAACCGAGCCGGCGTCGAGCCCGTCATGGGCTTCTGCACTCCACACCAGCACGAGGAGTTCCTCCAGCAGGCGCCGCTGTTCGAGAAGATGATCACTGATGACGGCATCGTGCTGGTCAAGTTCTGGTTCTCCGTCTCCAGGGCGGAGCAGCGCACACGCTTCGCCATCCGCCAGGTCGATCCCGTACGTCAGTGGAAGCTCTCGCCCACGGACCTGGCCTCGCTGGATCTCTGGGACGCGTACACCCGCGCCAAGGTGGACATGTTCCGCGCCACGGACACCGTCCATGCTCCGTGGTCGGTGATCAAGTTCAACGACAAGCGCCGCGGGCGCCTCGAAGCGATCCGGCACCTGCTGCTGTCCGTCGACTACGCGTCGATGGACAAGGAGGCGGTGGGGGAGGCGGACCCGCTCATCATCGGTCCGGCCGACACGCTGCTGGAAGCGGACGAGGACCCGACGGACCTGTCACCCAGCCGAATCGCCCAGAATGAGGAAGGGCCCGGCAAGCACCCGTGA
- a CDS encoding DNA topoisomerase IB, whose amino-acid sequence MSEAALRGHSWDMRDKRRLRTSHVDGPGISRVRRGRGFAYKDASGRPISDPQEKERLRRLAVPPAWRDVWICPWPNGHLQAVGTDAAGRRQYLYHPRFRERQETAKHDHVLEVARALPEVRSQVTEDLGRRGLCRERVLACAVRLLDLGFFRVGNDSYRRDNGTYGLTTLLKEHASCQAGEVTLTYPAKYSKTQTRALVDPPACSVLRALLRRGGGGQRLFAYWQGGAWHELDAAELNDYLRHRAGRDITAKDFRTWHATVLAAVALAVSARVGRESRAARKRAVARAVREVSGYLGNTPAVCRASYINPRVVELFDEGRTIADALEQLGDSAAFGHPATQGAIEEAVLRLLA is encoded by the coding sequence ATGTCTGAGGCCGCGCTGCGGGGGCACTCCTGGGACATGCGTGACAAGCGGCGGCTGCGGACGAGCCACGTCGACGGACCCGGGATCTCCCGGGTCCGTCGCGGGCGTGGATTTGCCTACAAGGACGCATCGGGACGCCCCATCAGCGACCCGCAGGAGAAGGAGCGCCTGCGGCGGCTCGCCGTCCCGCCGGCCTGGCGGGACGTTTGGATCTGTCCGTGGCCCAACGGGCATCTGCAGGCCGTGGGCACCGACGCCGCGGGCAGGCGCCAGTATCTGTACCACCCGCGGTTCCGCGAGCGGCAGGAAACGGCGAAGCACGACCACGTGCTGGAGGTCGCGCGGGCACTTCCCGAGGTGCGCTCGCAGGTGACGGAGGACCTCGGCCGCCGTGGTCTGTGCCGCGAACGCGTCCTGGCCTGTGCCGTCCGCCTGCTCGACCTCGGCTTCTTCCGCGTCGGCAACGACTCCTACCGTCGGGACAACGGCACGTACGGGCTCACCACCCTGCTCAAGGAGCACGCGTCCTGCCAGGCCGGGGAGGTCACACTCACGTATCCGGCGAAGTACTCCAAGACGCAGACCCGCGCACTGGTCGATCCACCCGCCTGCAGTGTCCTGCGCGCGCTGCTGCGCCGGGGCGGCGGGGGCCAACGGCTGTTCGCCTACTGGCAGGGCGGGGCCTGGCACGAGCTCGACGCCGCCGAACTCAACGACTACCTGCGTCATCGCGCGGGCCGAGACATCACCGCGAAGGACTTCCGCACCTGGCACGCGACCGTCCTCGCGGCGGTCGCCCTCGCCGTCTCGGCGCGGGTCGGCCGGGAGTCCCGGGCCGCACGCAAGAGGGCCGTCGCCAGGGCCGTCCGCGAGGTCAGTGGGTACCTGGGCAACACGCCAGCGGTGTGCCGCGCCTCCTACATCAACCCTCGGGTCGTCGAGCTCTTCGACGAAGGCCGGACGATAGCCGACGCCCTTGAACAGCTGGGCGACAGTGCCGCGTTCGGTCATCCGGCGACGCAGGGGGCCATCGAGGAAGCGGTGCTGCGGCTGCTGGCCTGA
- a CDS encoding erythromycin esterase family protein translates to MATDTKDTVRSVDAATVMNLLPARPRLLAVGEPTHGEDALLDLRNELFQQLTEREGYRTIAIESDCMRGLAVDDYVTSGTGTLDDVVKHGFSHGWDTHAANRELVRWAKAFNDGRPAHEQVRFAGFDGPLEITHAASPRQALTALHSYLAAQLDADLLPVTTDALDRLLGADAPWTDPAAMMDPSRSVGQSAEAEQLRLIADDLVALLDTQIPHLLATTSRDALDRARLYGRTATGLLRYHHWMADTSPGRMTRLLGLRDQMMAHNLLAVAERGPTFVHAHNSHLQRDKSSIRMWDQPLLEWWSAGALVSARIGEEYAFLATALGTIRRQGVDAPHPDTLEGLLYALPEDRYVIDAAQLAAAFGDTPPPPRESPWFGYAPLDPARLSGVDGLVFVKGD, encoded by the coding sequence ATGGCTACTGACACCAAGGACACCGTGCGCTCCGTCGACGCGGCCACCGTCATGAACCTCCTCCCGGCCCGGCCGCGACTGCTCGCCGTGGGCGAGCCCACCCACGGCGAGGACGCACTGCTCGACCTGCGCAACGAGCTCTTCCAGCAGCTCACCGAGCGGGAGGGCTACCGGACGATCGCGATCGAGAGCGACTGCATGAGGGGTCTGGCAGTGGACGACTACGTCACTTCGGGCACCGGCACTCTCGACGACGTCGTGAAGCACGGCTTCAGCCACGGCTGGGACACCCATGCGGCCAACCGCGAACTCGTGCGCTGGGCAAAGGCGTTCAACGACGGCAGGCCCGCACACGAACAGGTCCGCTTCGCCGGCTTCGACGGCCCCCTGGAGATCACCCACGCCGCGAGCCCCCGCCAGGCCCTCACCGCGCTCCACAGCTACCTCGCGGCCCAGCTGGACGCGGACCTGCTCCCCGTCACCACGGACGCACTCGACCGCCTGCTCGGCGCCGACGCCCCATGGACCGATCCCGCCGCGATGATGGACCCGTCCCGGTCCGTGGGACAGTCGGCCGAGGCGGAGCAACTAAGGCTGATCGCCGACGACCTCGTGGCCCTGCTCGACACGCAGATCCCGCATCTGCTCGCGACGACCTCGCGCGACGCCTTGGACCGAGCGCGCCTCTACGGCCGCACCGCGACGGGCCTGCTGCGCTACCACCACTGGATGGCCGACACCTCACCGGGCCGGATGACCCGCCTCCTGGGCCTGCGGGACCAGATGATGGCCCACAACCTCCTCGCCGTCGCCGAGCGCGGCCCCACCTTCGTGCACGCCCACAACAGCCATCTGCAACGGGACAAGAGCTCGATACGCATGTGGGACCAGCCGCTGCTGGAGTGGTGGAGTGCCGGTGCGCTCGTCAGCGCCCGCATCGGCGAGGAGTACGCCTTCCTGGCCACAGCCCTCGGCACCATCCGCCGCCAGGGCGTGGACGCCCCGCATCCGGACACCCTCGAAGGGCTTTTGTACGCGCTCCCGGAGGACCGCTACGTCATCGATGCCGCGCAGCTGGCTGCCGCCTTCGGTGACACTCCACCGCCGCCCCGCGAATCCCCTTGGTTCGGCTACGCCCCGCTCGACCCGGCTCGCCTGAGCGGGGTCGACGGGCTCGTGTTCGTCAAGGGTGACTGA